A single genomic interval of Selenobaculum gibii harbors:
- the lpxK gene encoding tetraacyldisaccharide 4'-kinase, translating to MQIIYNIAAILLVVIALPIFAIRTMREDGFWERLKQSFGLLPPHILDPVAKKNCIWVHAASVGEIVAASPLIKEFRKEFPKKPILVSVVTNNGYAMAKRIVKDADSIIYFPLDLPWLSSGVVRKVMPSVFLPVETELWPNFLKAARKYKIPVMMVNGRISDKSVRRYHHLRGVLKDMIGTVSKFCMQSDIDAQYIVQLGAPPELVTVTGNTKFDQTYTDITENEKKILREEMGLANCEMILLAGSTHNGEEEVIFKSFSRIRERFPKVKLIIAPRNIMRADEIVDLAQHYHFRASKRTALKEKLTNQHDIVILDTIGELGKIYGVGDIVYVGGSLVSHGGHNILEPAAHGKAIIVGPNMFNFKDTYALFSARKACLTVKNAEDLTQAVLRLLEQPEAKKAMEDETLSIVRENQGASRKSAVILREVLEEYKRKSTVHNINKSDDIIENIQSYLYKLVHGETKGVIANIFMRVLYFFSFIYCQLLDLKLAFYRWGVLKQYKLDCHVISLGNITVGGTGKTPTAQRLAVAIRDMGYKVVILNRGYRAKWKGEVGVVSDGEKIYMSATEAGDEAFLLAKNLPKVPVLIGADRAVTGQYAVEQLHADVVILDDGYQHWRLVRDLDILLIDAINIFGNNYMLPRGTLREPLNHLNRADVCLLTKVDQADPDACNIIKNTVKKYNEKALIVTSVHSPKYFVEVADWYKGASTHITSIDSLRGKKVTAVSAIGNPASFEQTINDVGAQVIESVRFADHHDYTMAEMQIIMDNAIESGSEALIITEKDLVKIPSEFIHSSRDLPVYVLSMEIGFIDGYHEFIELIGTSLKNKKR from the coding sequence ATGCAAATAATATACAATATAGCTGCTATTCTATTGGTTGTAATTGCATTGCCGATTTTTGCAATTCGGACGATGCGGGAAGATGGTTTTTGGGAACGGCTTAAGCAGAGCTTTGGTCTTTTGCCACCGCATATTCTTGACCCTGTTGCTAAGAAAAATTGTATATGGGTACACGCAGCATCTGTAGGAGAAATCGTAGCAGCGAGCCCATTAATTAAGGAATTCCGCAAAGAGTTTCCGAAAAAACCAATTTTAGTTTCAGTTGTGACGAATAACGGTTATGCGATGGCAAAGCGGATTGTAAAAGATGCGGACAGCATTATTTATTTTCCATTAGATTTACCATGGCTTAGCAGCGGAGTAGTAAGGAAAGTTATGCCGAGTGTATTTTTACCTGTAGAAACAGAACTGTGGCCGAATTTCTTAAAAGCAGCGCGTAAGTATAAGATTCCGGTGATGATGGTGAATGGGCGGATTAGTGACAAGAGTGTAAGACGATACCATCATTTGCGCGGTGTATTAAAGGATATGATTGGAACAGTAAGCAAGTTTTGCATGCAGTCGGATATTGATGCACAGTATATCGTTCAACTAGGCGCACCACCAGAGCTTGTTACGGTAACAGGCAATACAAAATTTGATCAAACCTATACCGATATCACGGAAAATGAAAAAAAGATATTGCGTGAGGAAATGGGACTTGCCAATTGTGAGATGATTTTGCTTGCTGGTAGTACGCATAATGGCGAAGAAGAAGTTATTTTTAAATCGTTTAGTAGGATTCGTGAACGGTTTCCAAAAGTGAAATTAATTATTGCGCCGCGTAATATTATGAGAGCGGATGAGATCGTTGACTTAGCACAACATTATCATTTTCGAGCATCGAAACGGACTGCATTAAAAGAAAAACTAACGAATCAGCATGATATTGTTATCTTAGATACGATTGGTGAATTGGGTAAAATTTATGGTGTTGGAGATATTGTTTATGTGGGAGGAAGTCTAGTTTCGCATGGTGGACACAATATATTAGAGCCAGCGGCGCATGGTAAAGCGATTATTGTTGGGCCTAATATGTTTAACTTTAAAGATACGTATGCGTTATTTTCAGCGCGTAAAGCATGTCTAACAGTAAAGAATGCAGAAGATTTAACTCAAGCCGTGCTTAGATTGTTAGAACAGCCTGAGGCAAAAAAAGCGATGGAAGATGAAACGTTATCAATTGTACGTGAAAATCAAGGTGCATCACGTAAGAGTGCAGTAATTTTGCGTGAGGTGCTTGAAGAATATAAAAGGAAATCTACTGTACACAATATTAATAAAAGTGATGATATTATCGAAAATATTCAGAGTTACTTATATAAGCTGGTACATGGTGAAACAAAAGGGGTTATTGCAAATATTTTCATGAGGGTGCTATACTTTTTTTCTTTCATTTATTGTCAGCTCTTAGATTTAAAGCTAGCGTTTTATCGCTGGGGGGTGCTAAAACAATATAAACTCGATTGTCATGTCATCAGTTTAGGAAATATCACAGTTGGTGGGACGGGGAAAACGCCAACTGCACAGCGATTGGCTGTAGCGATTCGCGATATGGGATATAAGGTAGTGATTTTAAATCGCGGGTATCGGGCAAAATGGAAAGGCGAAGTTGGCGTTGTTTCTGATGGGGAAAAAATTTACATGTCAGCAACTGAAGCTGGTGATGAAGCTTTTCTTTTAGCGAAAAACTTACCAAAGGTTCCTGTGTTAATTGGGGCGGATAGAGCCGTTACAGGACAATATGCTGTTGAACAGCTTCACGCTGACGTCGTTATTCTTGATGATGGTTATCAACATTGGCGATTGGTTCGCGATTTAGATATTTTGCTCATTGATGCCATTAATATTTTCGGTAATAATTACATGTTGCCGCGAGGCACTTTACGTGAGCCGTTAAACCATTTAAATCGAGCCGATGTTTGCTTATTGACAAAAGTTGACCAAGCAGATCCTGATGCTTGTAACATCATTAAAAATACAGTGAAAAAATATAATGAAAAAGCATTAATTGTGACAAGTGTGCATAGTCCAAAATACTTTGTTGAAGTTGCTGATTGGTATAAGGGCGCTTCAACGCATATCACTTCAATTGATAGTTTACGAGGGAAAAAGGTTACAGCAGTATCGGCTATAGGAAATCCAGCATCCTTTGAACAGACGATTAACGACGTTGGTGCACAAGTGATTGAAAGCGTCAGATTTGCTGATCACCATGATTATACGATGGCAGAAATGCAAATTATTATGGATAATGCCATTGAATCTGGGTCGGAAGCACTTATTATAACAGAAAAAGATTTAGTAAAAATACCATCTGAATTCATTCATTCTAGCCGTGATTTGCCAGTCTATGTGTTAAGTATGGAAATTGGATTTATTGATGGCTATCATGAATTTATTGAATTGATTGGAACAAGTTTAAAAAACAAAAAGCGATAA
- the kdsB gene encoding 3-deoxy-manno-octulosonate cytidylyltransferase, producing MKILCVIPARYASTRLPGKPLADIAGKPMIQRVYERASLAKLPNEVLVATDNEKVFAAVKNFGGSVVMTSAEHATGTDRLAEVAQKYPDVDVIINVQGDEPLIEPSIIDNLAEVFEKDSELNMATLMTPIPEAEQNNPNNVKVVTDLQGYALYFSRSLLPYPRKADEIPVYKHIGIYAYRRDFLLKFAAMPSTPLEKSESLEQLRALENGYKIKVLKTDFHFIGVDTVEDLEKVNQLLKKEIVEGL from the coding sequence ATGAAGATTTTATGTGTAATTCCTGCGCGATACGCATCTACACGTCTGCCAGGTAAGCCACTTGCTGATATTGCAGGTAAACCGATGATTCAACGTGTATATGAACGCGCAAGCCTAGCAAAGTTACCAAATGAAGTTTTAGTTGCTACGGACAATGAAAAAGTTTTTGCAGCAGTGAAAAATTTTGGGGGATCTGTTGTTATGACATCGGCTGAGCATGCGACGGGAACGGATAGATTGGCAGAAGTAGCGCAAAAATATCCTGATGTTGATGTAATCATTAATGTACAAGGCGATGAACCATTAATCGAACCTAGCATTATTGATAATTTAGCTGAAGTTTTTGAAAAAGATAGTGAATTAAATATGGCTACCTTAATGACGCCTATTCCAGAGGCAGAGCAAAATAATCCAAACAATGTAAAGGTAGTGACGGATTTACAAGGCTATGCTTTATATTTTTCCAGGTCGCTTTTACCATATCCGCGTAAGGCAGATGAAATTCCTGTTTATAAACACATTGGCATTTATGCATATCGTCGTGATTTTTTACTTAAATTTGCAGCTATGCCATCAACTCCGCTAGAGAAAAGCGAATCACTAGAGCAGCTTCGGGCCTTGGAAAATGGCTATAAAATTAAAGTGTTAAAAACAGATTTTCATTTCATTGGTGTAGATACTGTGGAAGATTTAGAAAAAGTGAATCAATTATTAAAAAAAGAAATCGTGGAGGGATTATAA
- the kdsA gene encoding 3-deoxy-8-phosphooctulonate synthase, giving the protein MNTVQIGSVKIGAGQPLALLAGPCVIEGLERSLKIGRAIKEITTRLGIPYIFKASFDKANRSSYTAFRGPGLEEGLKILKTIKDELQVPIVSDIHCITQVEAAAEVLDVLQIPAFLCRQTDLLNAAAKTGKTVNIKKGQFLSPKDMENAARKIREAGNENILLTERGASFGYNNLVVDMRSFPIMRSFGYPVVFDATHSVQLPGGAGTSSAGQREFVEYLTRGAVAVGVDALFMEVHDNPEEALCDGPNMVYVDKLEALLKDALAIDEVVRKHK; this is encoded by the coding sequence ATGAATACAGTTCAAATTGGCTCAGTAAAGATTGGTGCGGGACAACCTCTTGCGCTTTTGGCAGGACCTTGTGTAATAGAAGGACTAGAGCGAAGTTTAAAGATTGGACGTGCAATAAAGGAAATTACGACTCGTTTAGGGATTCCGTATATTTTCAAAGCTTCGTTTGATAAAGCGAATCGTTCTTCCTATACAGCTTTTCGCGGACCGGGACTTGAAGAAGGTCTTAAAATTTTAAAAACGATTAAAGACGAGTTACAAGTTCCAATCGTTAGTGATATTCATTGTATAACACAAGTAGAAGCTGCTGCTGAAGTACTTGATGTATTGCAGATTCCAGCCTTTTTATGCCGACAGACGGATTTATTAAATGCGGCGGCTAAAACAGGGAAAACGGTAAATATTAAGAAAGGTCAATTCTTATCGCCGAAAGATATGGAGAATGCAGCACGTAAAATTCGTGAGGCTGGCAATGAAAATATTTTATTAACTGAACGGGGCGCAAGCTTTGGTTATAACAATCTAGTTGTAGATATGCGCAGCTTCCCGATTATGCGTTCTTTTGGGTATCCGGTAGTTTTTGACGCGACGCATAGCGTTCAGTTGCCAGGTGGAGCCGGAACATCTTCTGCTGGACAACGTGAGTTTGTTGAATACTTAACACGTGGCGCTGTAGCTGTAGGCGTTGATGCACTCTTTATGGAGGTACATGACAATCCAGAAGAGGCACTTTGTGATGGGCCGAACATGGTTTATGTAGATAAGTTAGAAGCGCTTTTAAAAGATGCATTAGCAATTGATGAAGTTGTACGTAAACATAAGTAA
- a CDS encoding KpsF/GutQ family sugar-phosphate isomerase, which translates to MSNKQAIDVLNIEAEAIKALIPRIDEEFNRAVEMILACKGKVIVTGMGKSGIIGRKIAASFASTGTPSFFLHPAEAFHGDLGMVTCHDIVIAISNSGESAEVVNILPIIQRIGAPIIAMCGRRKSTMVDHAEVFIDISVEREACPLGLAPTASTTATLAMGDALAVALLSERNFTPQDFALFHPGGALGKKLLLNVEHAMHSGEDNPVIGRDKTVKEAIFTMTEKGLGATSIVDENGILVGIVTDGDIRRSIEKGHQFLDEAVAKIMTPNPKTITKEKLAAAALHLMEKHQPRPITVLPVINEKKEPIGILHLTDLLRQGVV; encoded by the coding sequence ATGTCTAATAAACAAGCAATAGATGTTTTAAATATTGAAGCTGAAGCAATAAAAGCATTAATTCCTCGAATTGATGAAGAGTTCAATAGAGCTGTAGAAATGATTCTGGCTTGTAAGGGAAAAGTTATTGTAACAGGCATGGGGAAATCGGGAATCATTGGCAGAAAGATTGCTGCATCGTTTGCGAGTACGGGAACCCCATCCTTCTTTCTTCATCCAGCAGAAGCTTTTCATGGCGATTTAGGGATGGTGACTTGCCATGATATCGTCATTGCGATATCGAACAGCGGTGAAAGTGCTGAAGTGGTAAATATTTTACCGATTATTCAGCGCATTGGCGCACCGATTATCGCGATGTGTGGACGCAGAAAATCTACGATGGTTGATCATGCAGAAGTGTTTATAGATATTAGTGTAGAGCGTGAAGCCTGTCCTTTGGGATTAGCTCCAACGGCTAGCACGACAGCTACACTTGCGATGGGAGATGCATTAGCTGTTGCTTTGCTATCAGAACGCAATTTTACTCCACAAGATTTTGCATTATTTCATCCGGGTGGTGCGCTAGGGAAAAAGCTGTTGTTAAATGTGGAACATGCAATGCATAGTGGCGAAGATAATCCTGTCATTGGTCGAGATAAAACAGTAAAAGAAGCTATCTTTACAATGACGGAAAAAGGATTGGGTGCGACTTCTATTGTTGATGAAAATGGTATTTTAGTTGGAATTGTAACAGATGGAGACATTCGTCGCAGCATTGAAAAGGGACATCAATTCCTTGATGAAGCCGTTGCAAAAATCATGACGCCAAATCCAAAAACGATTACAAAAGAAAAACTGGCTGCTGCTGCACTTCATCTTATGGAAAAGCACCAGCCAAGACCAATTACAGTACTACCAGTGATCAATGAGAAAAAAGAACCGATTGGTATTTTGCATCTTACTGACTTATTGCGTCAAGGAGTGGTATAA
- a CDS encoding KdsC family phosphatase, which yields MYYSKRATRIKMVIFDVDGVLTDGTIVVGTTGEFMKNFNCQDGLGISLLHKAGIKTAIITGRTSEIVKIRSQELNITEVYQGVANKLSAFHMLKEKYHLEDDTIAYVGDDLIDLPVMLQVGLACAVDNAAYEVKEVAHYVARKEGGKGAVREIVEMILKSQGKWDSLIETYFTRQPLLETKQ from the coding sequence ATGTACTATAGTAAACGTGCCACTCGGATAAAAATGGTGATTTTTGATGTAGATGGCGTACTTACTGATGGAACTATTGTAGTAGGAACTACAGGGGAATTTATGAAGAACTTTAACTGCCAAGATGGACTTGGAATTAGCTTGTTGCATAAAGCAGGAATAAAGACAGCGATTATTACTGGAAGAACTTCGGAAATTGTCAAAATACGTAGTCAAGAGCTCAATATTACGGAAGTGTATCAAGGGGTGGCAAATAAATTATCAGCCTTTCATATGTTGAAAGAAAAGTATCATCTAGAAGATGATACGATCGCATATGTTGGGGATGATTTAATCGATTTGCCGGTAATGCTTCAAGTAGGACTTGCCTGTGCAGTAGATAATGCTGCATATGAGGTAAAAGAAGTTGCGCATTATGTCGCAAGAAAAGAAGGCGGCAAAGGTGCAGTAAGAGAAATTGTTGAAATGATTTTAAAATCACAAGGAAAATGGGACAGTCTCATTGAAACTTATTTTACAAGACAGCCATTGCTGGAAACAAAACAATAG
- a CDS encoding lysophospholipid acyltransferase family protein: MQYWFFKALSRFLCLLPYGLVLSTGRILGKLYYYIAAKQRNRATRQMMRSLNISKVEADSLARKMFDNIGKNFVEILRTPKLTKDNYQDFITINHLERFEDALAKGHGVVLLTAHIGNWEWLGAALAYAGLPLSSVIKRQPNDQHTRLLNEYREMVGMEIFSRGTTELVGAAKALKKGRVLAFLADQDAGPGGAFIDFLGIPASTPLGPAVFAKRFKSPIVPVFMLRDKDGKHIAQVHEPFYFNDTGNEEQDLYNITVKMTNLIESVIRENPSQWMWFQKRWNTPLNEEKQAGKHHAKKGAGKHE; encoded by the coding sequence ATGCAATATTGGTTTTTTAAAGCACTCAGCCGCTTTTTGTGTTTATTACCTTATGGTTTAGTTCTAAGTACTGGACGAATATTAGGCAAGTTGTATTATTATATTGCGGCGAAACAACGAAATCGTGCGACAAGGCAAATGATGCGTAGTTTAAATATCTCAAAAGTAGAGGCCGATAGTTTAGCAAGAAAGATGTTCGATAATATTGGGAAGAATTTTGTAGAGATACTTAGAACGCCTAAATTAACAAAAGACAATTATCAAGATTTTATTACAATAAATCACTTAGAACGTTTTGAGGACGCTTTAGCAAAAGGACATGGTGTTGTTTTGTTAACGGCGCATATTGGTAACTGGGAATGGCTCGGTGCAGCGCTTGCTTATGCGGGATTACCTTTGTCAAGTGTTATTAAACGCCAACCCAATGATCAGCATACAAGACTTTTAAATGAGTATCGCGAAATGGTGGGTATGGAAATATTTTCGCGTGGGACAACAGAATTAGTAGGAGCGGCAAAAGCGTTGAAAAAAGGCAGAGTATTAGCCTTCTTAGCCGATCAAGATGCAGGTCCAGGAGGGGCATTTATTGATTTTCTTGGCATCCCAGCATCAACGCCTTTAGGACCAGCGGTTTTTGCGAAACGATTTAAATCGCCAATTGTACCTGTATTCATGTTAAGGGATAAAGATGGAAAACATATAGCACAGGTGCATGAACCATTTTATTTTAATGACACAGGAAATGAAGAACAAGATTTATATAACATTACAGTAAAAATGACAAATTTGATTGAATCGGTAATTCGCGAGAATCCAAGTCAATGGATGTGGTTTCAAAAGCGTTGGAACACGCCGCTAAATGAAGAAAAACAAGCGGGAAAACATCATGCGAAGAAGGGAGCAGGTAAGCATGAATAA
- the lptC gene encoding LPS export ABC transporter periplasmic protein LptC codes for MNKSVMTLFICTFLAVGGVLYWAFSDNTQIHVQKEEDEAQKILTYEGNTLSEEKDGKKIWDLTAETITIDPQTKNITLKNIQGVFYQDDGNNINLTAPTAVYDNKTHDIIITEKVIATRNDGSNFTADQVLWQNSIQKFSGEGNIKIVQADTVITGDKMETDSGMNKVKVEGNAHVIKGGAE; via the coding sequence ATGAATAAATCAGTAATGACATTGTTTATCTGTACTTTTTTGGCTGTTGGTGGTGTTTTGTATTGGGCTTTTTCTGACAACACGCAAATTCATGTTCAAAAGGAAGAAGATGAAGCTCAAAAAATCCTAACATATGAAGGGAATACATTGAGCGAAGAAAAAGATGGCAAAAAGATTTGGGATCTTACAGCTGAAACGATCACGATTGATCCACAAACGAAAAATATTACATTGAAAAATATTCAAGGCGTTTTTTATCAAGACGATGGGAATAACATTAACTTGACAGCACCGACTGCAGTGTATGATAATAAAACGCATGATATTATTATTACAGAAAAAGTAATTGCGACCAGAAATGATGGATCTAACTTTACTGCAGATCAGGTTTTATGGCAAAATAGTATCCAAAAATTCTCCGGAGAGGGAAATATTAAAATTGTTCAAGCAGATACTGTGATTACTGGTGATAAAATGGAAACCGATTCGGGCATGAATAAAGTAAAAGTAGAAGGAAATGCTCATGTAATAAAAGGTGGTGCAGAGTAA
- a CDS encoding LptA/OstA family protein has translation MNLKKMCLTTMLCMAIASPLYAANDKPIDLSADVIEYDSTTGMMTATGSVKMVQENAVITGMKATYNTKSKEAEIDGGVRMVKEDMDLTAANVRSIDNKHVIAVGDVVLVKGTSTLTGPQVDYFLDQDYVLINSNAKISMPDGVMTSEKLEHFVKENRAVATENVHIVSQTRNLDATGDVATYYGGEGQQGKIVLSGNAVAVQDNNTLRGKTLTMYLEEKPASQSNQSELVIKPNEK, from the coding sequence ATGAATTTGAAAAAAATGTGTTTAACAACAATGTTATGTATGGCTATTGCCTCACCCTTATATGCCGCAAATGATAAGCCTATAGACTTATCGGCAGATGTGATTGAGTATGATTCAACAACTGGTATGATGACAGCTACGGGCTCTGTAAAAATGGTACAGGAGAACGCGGTCATAACAGGCATGAAAGCAACTTATAATACAAAAAGTAAGGAAGCTGAAATCGATGGCGGTGTCCGTATGGTTAAAGAGGATATGGATTTAACGGCAGCAAATGTTAGGTCTATTGACAATAAACATGTTATAGCAGTTGGAGATGTTGTACTCGTGAAAGGAACAAGTACGCTAACTGGACCGCAGGTGGACTATTTCTTAGACCAAGATTATGTGTTGATTAATAGCAATGCTAAGATTTCTATGCCAGACGGAGTAATGACCTCTGAGAAGCTAGAGCATTTTGTCAAAGAAAATCGAGCTGTTGCTACTGAAAACGTTCATATTGTAAGCCAAACGCGCAATCTTGATGCTACGGGCGATGTTGCAACTTATTATGGTGGAGAAGGACAGCAAGGAAAGATTGTCCTTTCTGGTAATGCAGTGGCTGTTCAAGACAATAATACTTTACGAGGTAAAACATTAACGATGTATTTGGAAGAAAAGCCAGCCTCACAAAGTAATCAGAGTGAATTAGTGATTAAACCAAATGAAAAATAA
- the lptB gene encoding LPS export ABC transporter ATP-binding protein, with translation MFIETANLIKTFKKRNVVDGVSIRVEKGEVVGLLGPNGAGKTTTFYMIVGLERPTSGDVSISGESVTHLPMYKRSKYGVGYLAQEASIFKKLTVEDNLMAILETTPMSRNDRKIKVEDLLKEFHVLHVRDRKGTELSGGERRRVEIARCLATDPNFILLDEPFAGVDPIAVADIQDIIAYLRERGIGILITDHNVRETLSIVDRAYILNQGKILIEGDRQTIASSEIARKFYLGEKFSL, from the coding sequence ATGTTTATTGAGACTGCAAATTTAATTAAAACTTTCAAAAAACGTAATGTTGTTGATGGAGTTTCCATTCGGGTTGAAAAAGGGGAAGTTGTTGGTTTGTTGGGGCCAAATGGAGCTGGAAAGACGACGACATTCTATATGATTGTTGGACTAGAAAGACCCACCAGTGGAGATGTTTCTATTTCAGGAGAAAGTGTTACGCATTTACCTATGTATAAGCGCTCTAAATATGGGGTGGGATACTTGGCACAAGAGGCTTCTATTTTTAAGAAGCTTACTGTTGAAGATAATCTTATGGCGATACTTGAAACAACGCCAATGAGTAGAAATGACAGAAAAATAAAAGTGGAAGATTTATTAAAGGAATTTCATGTGCTTCATGTGCGTGATAGAAAAGGAACTGAACTATCGGGTGGGGAGCGTAGACGGGTGGAAATTGCTCGTTGCTTAGCTACAGACCCTAATTTTATCCTTTTAGATGAACCTTTTGCTGGAGTCGATCCGATTGCAGTTGCAGATATTCAAGATATTATTGCCTATCTGCGCGAACGTGGAATTGGGATATTAATCACTGATCATAATGTAAGAGAGACGCTTAGCATTGTGGATCGTGCTTATATATTAAATCAGGGAAAAATATTAATTGAGGGAGATAGACAAACGATTGCATCTAGTGAAATTGCACGGAAATTCTATCTCGGTGAGAAATTTAGTCTATAG
- a CDS encoding LptF/LptG family permease, which translates to MRILDKYIIKEMLGTFIFGIFAFSSVFIGSSTLFRIAQYVTNYGASIQAVIKLFIYSLPSIVVLTFPMSMLLATLLSFGRLSASSEITAMKSGGISFYRIAMPVFIIALVVSIFAILFNEHVVPRANEGYSYVVNFEIKGNTAPKSQDHVVLKEIKEGQINRLTYARRYDAQTMAMYGVSIQEFENDTLVRVQNAEKADWSNDHWTMHNGILYDLSAEGNVQRTLKFSQQILPISQSPNEIIRSQKKPDEMTMRELRHQIKAMQMQSVDTNELEVELYKRITIPFATFIFALIGTPLGLQPNRTSSSIGFGISIIIIFVYYTIMTISSTLAQGGSVNPLVAAWMPNTIGLIVGISLMRKAAK; encoded by the coding sequence ATGCGGATTTTAGACAAATATATCATCAAAGAAATGTTAGGTACTTTTATTTTTGGGATTTTTGCCTTTTCTAGCGTTTTTATTGGTTCAAGTACACTTTTTAGAATTGCGCAATATGTAACGAATTACGGTGCTTCTATTCAGGCGGTTATTAAGCTTTTTATTTATAGTTTGCCTAGCATTGTTGTTTTGACTTTTCCTATGTCGATGTTACTAGCAACGCTATTGTCATTTGGCAGGCTTTCGGCAAGTAGCGAAATAACAGCGATGAAGTCAGGTGGAATTAGTTTTTATCGCATCGCTATGCCTGTATTTATTATTGCACTTGTAGTTAGTATCTTTGCTATTTTATTTAATGAGCATGTAGTACCCAGAGCCAATGAAGGATATAGTTATGTTGTTAACTTTGAAATAAAAGGCAATACTGCGCCAAAATCACAAGATCATGTCGTATTGAAAGAGATAAAAGAAGGACAGATTAATCGATTGACTTATGCACGACGTTATGATGCGCAAACAATGGCGATGTATGGTGTTTCTATACAAGAGTTTGAAAATGATACGCTTGTGCGGGTGCAAAATGCTGAGAAGGCTGACTGGAGTAATGATCACTGGACGATGCATAATGGAATTCTTTATGATTTATCGGCAGAGGGGAATGTACAACGTACATTAAAATTCTCGCAGCAAATTTTGCCGATTTCGCAGTCGCCAAATGAAATTATACGCTCTCAGAAAAAACCTGATGAAATGACGATGCGAGAGCTACGGCATCAAATTAAAGCTATGCAGATGCAATCTGTAGATACAAATGAATTGGAAGTAGAGTTGTATAAGCGAATTACGATTCCCTTTGCAACGTTTATTTTTGCTTTAATTGGGACGCCTTTGGGTTTACAACCAAATCGGACGAGCTCATCTATTGGGTTTGGGATAAGTATTATTATTATTTTTGTTTACTATACAATTATGACAATTTCCTCGACGCTTGCACAAGGCGGTTCGGTAAATCCTTTAGTTGCCGCTTGGATGCCGAATACCATAGGATTAATTGTCGGGATTTCTTTAATGCGTAAAGCGGCAAAATAG